A genomic window from Halomonas sp. LR3S48 includes:
- a CDS encoding LysR family transcriptional regulator yields the protein MHDPQALRAFVTVAREGSVSRAAERLHLTQPAVSLKLKHFQEELELTLFRRRPQGLALTADGQALLPAAERALAAMAAFEQSARALHSTLHGRLRIGTIVDPEFIRLGAFLHRLVERAPQLETELQHGMSGSVLEWIRRDELDVGFFLAPPGEGPGAEAPEIAHRELTHFHYHVVAPPGWGSRVANTAWASLAALPWIVTPALSAHHRLLRGVLDPLGLTPNGVAQVDQEACMLDLVRAGVGLSLARDALAMAERQERGLTVVEELRLPCALCFVWQRKRSDEPTIAAVLEVLESVWGGLP from the coding sequence ATGCACGATCCCCAGGCCCTGCGTGCCTTCGTCACCGTGGCCCGTGAAGGCAGCGTCTCCCGGGCCGCCGAACGGCTGCACCTGACCCAACCCGCCGTGAGCCTCAAGCTCAAGCACTTCCAGGAGGAGCTGGAGCTGACGCTGTTCCGCCGCCGCCCCCAGGGGCTTGCGCTGACCGCCGATGGCCAGGCCCTGCTGCCGGCGGCGGAGCGCGCGCTGGCCGCCATGGCCGCCTTCGAGCAGAGCGCCCGCGCCCTGCACAGCACACTGCACGGCAGGCTGCGCATCGGCACCATCGTCGACCCCGAGTTCATTCGCCTCGGCGCCTTCCTGCACCGCCTGGTGGAGCGCGCCCCGCAACTCGAGACCGAACTACAGCACGGCATGAGCGGCAGCGTACTGGAGTGGATACGTCGCGATGAGCTCGACGTCGGCTTCTTCCTCGCGCCACCCGGGGAAGGGCCTGGGGCGGAAGCGCCGGAGATCGCTCACCGCGAGCTGACCCACTTCCACTATCACGTGGTCGCCCCGCCGGGCTGGGGCAGCCGCGTGGCCAACACCGCCTGGGCAAGCCTCGCCGCCCTACCCTGGATCGTCACGCCGGCCCTTTCGGCCCATCACCGGCTGCTGCGTGGCGTGCTCGATCCGCTCGGCCTGACGCCCAACGGCGTGGCCCAAGTGGACCAGGAGGCCTGCATGCTCGACCTGGTACGCGCCGGCGTTGGGCTCAGCCTGGCCCGTGACGCCCTGGCCATGGCCGAGCGCCAGGAGCGCGGACTGACGGTGGTCGAGGAGTTGCGCCTGCCCTGCGCGCTGTGCTTCGTGTGGCAGCGCAAGCGCAGCGATGAACCCACCATCGCGGCGGTACTGGAAGTGCTGGAGAGCGTGTGGGGCGGCCTGCCCTGA
- a CDS encoding GMC family oxidoreductase has translation MAEQEFDYIVVGAGTAGCLLANRLSADSSNRVLLIEAGGRDSYHWVHIPVGYLYCINNPRTDWCFRTEPDKGLNGRSLIYPRGKTLGGCSSINGMIYMRGQARDYDGWAEAVGDDAWRWESCLADFIKHEDHYRLDPGGDADAAHRDYHGHGGEWRVEKQRLKWEVLDDFAEAAVQAGIPRTRDFNRGDNEGVDYFEVNQRDGWRWNAAKAFLRPACEKRGNFTLWHSSQVHRLLFETEEGGGPRTTGVELERDGAIVQVKAKREVILAAGAIGSPQLLQLSGIGPADLLAEHGIPLVQELPGVGENLQDHLQIRSVYRVTGAKTLNTLAASWLGKAKIGMEYLLRRTGPMSMAPSQLCIFTRSSEAYEHPNIEYHVQPLSLEAFGQPLHDFPAITASVCNLNPTSRGSVRIKSRDPHQAPAISPNYLSTEEDRRVAADSLRVTRRIAEQPAFARYRPEEVKPGVQYQSDEELARLAGDIGTTIFHPVGTAKMGRPDDPMAVVDSRLRVLGVAGLRVVDASIMPTITSGNTNSPTLMIAEKAAGWILGGGKNPDTQAK, from the coding sequence ATGGCAGAGCAGGAATTCGACTATATCGTGGTGGGTGCCGGCACCGCCGGCTGCCTGCTGGCCAACCGCCTGAGCGCCGATTCCTCCAACCGGGTGCTGTTGATCGAGGCGGGCGGTCGCGATAGCTATCACTGGGTCCACATCCCGGTGGGTTACCTCTACTGCATCAACAATCCGCGCACCGACTGGTGCTTTCGCACCGAGCCCGACAAGGGACTCAACGGGCGCTCGCTGATCTACCCGCGCGGCAAGACCCTGGGCGGTTGCTCCAGCATCAACGGCATGATCTACATGCGTGGCCAGGCCCGCGACTACGACGGCTGGGCGGAGGCGGTGGGCGACGATGCCTGGCGCTGGGAGAGCTGCCTGGCCGACTTCATCAAGCACGAAGACCACTATCGCCTCGATCCCGGCGGTGACGCCGATGCCGCCCACCGCGACTACCACGGACACGGTGGCGAGTGGCGGGTGGAGAAACAGCGGCTCAAGTGGGAGGTGCTCGACGACTTCGCCGAAGCGGCGGTGCAGGCCGGCATTCCGCGCACCCGTGACTTCAACCGCGGCGACAACGAGGGCGTCGACTACTTCGAGGTCAACCAGCGTGACGGCTGGCGCTGGAACGCGGCCAAGGCCTTCCTGCGCCCGGCCTGCGAGAAGCGTGGCAACTTCACCCTGTGGCATTCCTCCCAGGTGCACCGGTTGCTGTTCGAAACCGAAGAGGGAGGAGGGCCCCGCACCACCGGCGTCGAACTCGAGCGCGACGGCGCCATCGTTCAGGTGAAAGCGAAGCGTGAAGTGATCCTGGCCGCCGGGGCCATCGGCTCGCCGCAACTGCTGCAGCTTTCGGGCATCGGCCCGGCGGATCTCCTGGCCGAGCACGGCATCCCGCTGGTTCAGGAACTGCCCGGCGTCGGCGAGAACCTGCAGGATCACCTGCAGATTCGTTCCGTCTACCGGGTCACGGGCGCCAAAACCCTCAACACCCTCGCCGCCTCGTGGCTGGGCAAGGCGAAAATCGGTATGGAGTACCTGCTGCGGCGCACCGGGCCCATGAGCATGGCGCCTTCGCAGCTGTGCATCTTCACCCGCAGCAGCGAGGCCTACGAGCATCCCAACATCGAGTACCACGTTCAGCCGCTTAGCCTGGAGGCCTTCGGCCAGCCGCTGCACGACTTCCCGGCGATCACTGCCAGCGTGTGCAATCTCAACCCCACCAGCCGTGGCAGCGTGCGCATCAAGAGCCGCGACCCGCACCAGGCCCCGGCCATCTCGCCCAACTACCTCAGCACCGAGGAGGATCGCCGCGTGGCGGCGGATTCGCTGCGGGTCACGCGGCGCATCGCCGAGCAGCCGGCCTTCGCCAGGTACCGCCCGGAGGAGGTCAAGCCCGGTGTGCAGTACCAGAGCGACGAGGAACTGGCGCGGTTGGCCGGCGACATCGGCACCACCATCTTTCATCCGGTGGGCACGGCCAAGATGGGCCGCCCCGACGACCCCATGGCGGTGGTGGACTCGCGCCTGCGGGTACTCGGTGTGGCGGGGCTGAGAGTGGTGGATGCCAGCATCATGCCTACCATCACCAGCGGCAACACCAATTCGCCGACGCTGATGATCGCCGAGAAGGCGGCGGGCTGGATTCTTGGTGGTGGTAAGAATCCTGACACACAGGCAAAATAG
- a CDS encoding alpha/beta hydrolase codes for MSHPGELIIEPKSGTADACVFILHGLGADGHDFEPLVPALPLAQGLNVRFVLPHAPRLPVTINGGMVMPAWYDIHEMSLDRRVDTQQLVSSAERIQELVQEQIGHGIDSRRIILAGFSQGGAVAYQAALSFDAPLGGLLAMSTYFATADSITLSEANRELPIEIHHGSFDPVVPESLGKAAYQRLQALGYPVHYQSYPMAHAVCPQQVGDIATWLNARLG; via the coding sequence ATGAGCCATCCCGGCGAACTGATCATCGAGCCGAAGAGCGGTACGGCCGACGCATGTGTCTTCATCCTGCACGGCCTGGGCGCCGATGGTCACGATTTCGAACCCCTGGTACCGGCCCTGCCGCTGGCTCAGGGGCTCAACGTACGCTTCGTGTTGCCCCATGCGCCGCGTCTGCCGGTAACCATCAACGGCGGCATGGTAATGCCGGCGTGGTACGACATTCACGAGATGAGCCTCGACCGTCGTGTCGATACCCAGCAGCTGGTGAGCTCCGCGGAGCGCATCCAGGAACTGGTGCAGGAGCAGATCGGGCACGGCATCGACAGTCGGCGCATCATTCTCGCCGGCTTCTCCCAGGGCGGGGCGGTGGCCTACCAGGCTGCACTCTCCTTCGATGCGCCACTGGGTGGGCTGCTGGCGATGTCGACCTACTTCGCCACTGCCGACTCCATTACGCTCTCCGAAGCCAACCGCGAGCTGCCGATCGAGATCCATCACGGTTCGTTCGATCCAGTCGTGCCCGAATCTCTGGGCAAGGCGGCCTACCAGCGCCTGCAGGCCCTGGGCTATCCGGTCCACTACCAGAGCTACCCGATGGCGCATGCCGTGTGCCCGCAGCAGGTGGGCGACATCGCTACCTGGCTGAACGCCCGCCTGGGCTGA
- a CDS encoding SLC13 family permease, translating into MPLDAWLALVVVLAVFPLMAFSRLGPDMVLLGAVILLLTFGVIDPAQALGGFSSTGLFTVAFMYVLVASIRETGGIDLIIRYVLGRPRSESGALARLVIPVAALSGFLNNTPVVATYIPAVLSWSRRLQLPAHRLLMPLSFASILGGTITLIGTSTNLVVHGLVMERYPELAMGLFDIAWVGLPVAVIGALYLILVAPRLLPSRRGAASVFENPREYTIEMEVDPAGPLVDRTVEEAGLRHLRELFLVEIEREGNVVSVVGPGERLKGGDRLVFAGTSDGAVELQQVRGLVPSRQGESSLEKEFKERRLVEAVVSDQCQFVGKRIRDGHFRTLYGAAVLAVCRGGERVAGNLGQVRLQPADVLLLEARPPFIERHRQSRDFLLISQVNGAARPNHEKAWLAWSILTGVVALATFGVMSMMNAAMLGAVLALATGCCSVSGAKRGLDTQVLLTIAASFGLGAALESSGAASTLAGLALGLADGNPMLLLVGTYLLVALLTELVTNNAAAVITFPVVMASAESLGVNPMPFVVVVMFAASASFLTPIGYQTNLMVHGPGGYRFADFMRVGGLLNLLVAVVALILVPLVWPF; encoded by the coding sequence ATGCCGCTGGATGCCTGGCTCGCCCTTGTCGTCGTCCTCGCTGTCTTTCCACTGATGGCGTTCTCCCGCCTCGGCCCCGATATGGTATTGCTGGGGGCGGTCATCCTGTTGTTGACCTTCGGTGTGATCGATCCGGCCCAGGCGCTGGGTGGCTTCTCCAGCACCGGCTTGTTCACCGTGGCCTTCATGTACGTGCTGGTGGCGAGCATTCGCGAGACCGGTGGCATCGACCTGATCATTCGCTACGTGCTGGGGCGGCCGCGTAGCGAGAGCGGCGCGCTGGCGCGGCTGGTGATCCCGGTGGCCGCCCTCAGCGGCTTTCTCAACAATACCCCGGTGGTGGCCACCTACATCCCGGCGGTGCTGAGCTGGAGCCGACGCCTGCAGCTACCAGCGCATCGGCTGCTGATGCCGCTCAGCTTTGCCTCGATACTGGGCGGCACCATCACGCTGATCGGCACCAGCACCAATTTGGTCGTGCACGGACTGGTGATGGAGCGCTACCCGGAGCTGGCCATGGGGCTGTTCGACATCGCCTGGGTGGGGCTGCCGGTGGCCGTGATCGGTGCGCTCTACCTGATCCTGGTGGCGCCGCGCCTGCTGCCGTCACGCCGTGGTGCGGCTTCGGTGTTCGAGAACCCTCGCGAATACACCATCGAGATGGAAGTCGACCCGGCCGGCCCGCTGGTCGACCGCACCGTGGAAGAAGCGGGGCTGCGTCATCTGCGTGAACTGTTCCTGGTGGAGATTGAGCGCGAGGGTAACGTGGTCAGCGTGGTGGGCCCGGGGGAACGGCTCAAGGGTGGCGATCGCCTGGTGTTCGCCGGTACCTCCGACGGGGCCGTCGAGCTACAGCAGGTTCGCGGTCTGGTACCTTCGCGGCAAGGTGAGTCGAGCCTGGAGAAGGAATTCAAGGAGCGGCGCCTGGTGGAGGCCGTGGTCTCCGACCAGTGCCAGTTCGTAGGCAAGCGCATCCGCGACGGTCACTTCCGTACCCTGTACGGTGCGGCCGTGCTGGCGGTGTGCCGCGGGGGCGAGCGGGTGGCCGGCAACCTGGGGCAGGTACGCCTGCAGCCCGCCGACGTACTGCTGCTGGAAGCCCGCCCGCCCTTCATCGAGCGGCATCGCCAATCGCGGGACTTCCTGCTGATCAGCCAGGTCAACGGCGCGGCGCGCCCCAACCACGAGAAGGCGTGGCTGGCCTGGAGCATTCTCACGGGTGTCGTGGCGCTCGCCACCTTCGGTGTCATGAGCATGATGAACGCCGCCATGCTGGGGGCGGTGCTGGCACTCGCCACCGGCTGCTGCTCGGTGAGTGGAGCCAAGCGTGGGCTCGACACCCAGGTGCTGCTGACCATTGCTGCCTCGTTCGGCCTGGGCGCCGCGCTGGAGAGTTCGGGAGCGGCTTCCACCCTGGCGGGGCTGGCGCTGGGCCTGGCCGATGGCAACCCCATGCTGCTGCTGGTGGGCACCTACCTGCTGGTGGCGCTGCTTACCGAGTTGGTCACCAACAATGCCGCGGCGGTAATCACCTTCCCCGTGGTCATGGCCAGCGCCGAGAGCCTCGGTGTCAACCCGATGCCCTTCGTGGTCGTCGTGATGTTTGCCGCCTCGGCGAGCTTCCTCACGCCCATCGGCTACCAGACCAACCTGATGGTGCATGGCCCCGGCGGCTATCGCTTCGCCGACTTCATGCGCGTCGGCGGATTGCTCAACCTGTTGGTCGCGGTCGTTGCGCTGATCCTGGTTCCGCTGGTATGGCCGTTCTGA
- a CDS encoding cold-shock protein, with amino-acid sequence MATGTVKWFNDTKGFGFISPDDNGDDLFAHFSEIQADGFKTLQDGQKVSFDVTQGKKGLQASNIKVIG; translated from the coding sequence ATGGCAACTGGCACTGTGAAGTGGTTCAACGACACCAAAGGCTTCGGCTTCATCTCTCCGGACGATAACGGCGACGACCTGTTCGCTCACTTCTCCGAGATCCAAGCCGACGGCTTCAAGACTCTGCAGGACGGTCAGAAGGTCTCCTTCGACGTCACTCAGGGCAAGAAAGGCCTCCAGGCTTCCAACATCAAGGTCATCGGCTAA